Proteins encoded by one window of Dendropsophus ebraccatus isolate aDenEbr1 chromosome 4, aDenEbr1.pat, whole genome shotgun sequence:
- the LOC138789187 gene encoding vomeronasal type-2 receptor 26-like — translation MSVLTLEILLLLLLLLITFGFVNTDRSSACKLNPIPAYEEYEYVQDGDIIIGGIFSVNCLIAGIKYNGMSFIHSSFCIKSWVPLTDLKDSVVCYWLSPKWWQLKSMTDSIDNTTRHRGSAKRPLPQFYRNLQLFRFTIDQINKDPTLLPNMTLGYHIYDSCAHPGKAIRSVLQILSGPGATVPNYSCRKNRRMAGFIGDQSTSTTLPITQLLTLYKYPVISYGAIDRVLNSQHFPNFFQTVQNNYETFNFLCQLIKFFGWIWIGIITSFNESALRESNMLFHFLNSHQICVAFILWEGVNIQSTVRKHHRYHEIARKQSVQVVILCGTYHDILFESSTAEWLKGVTMILAPSWAPHIVLIEKYPEIFNCSLSLEPESEVTAEFVHFVDDFYPLKYPKDVLLKNLWMATFHCLSGNRRKDDLYEWIYDISFNNCTGLERMRSTWNHLSQQMFDPVYNAVMSLAETLNRINLSKNKWDGHQTSYRYQLRRNLKVTSDYAIHNNIIVNGRLEKVKVGVFHSQSTEFNTNEINKTLIQWKTGNNEVPKSVCTESCLPGYRKVLGTTIYHACYKCIKCFEGEISDTIDSETCRRCPDHEWPNVSKTQCISKQIEFLYYFDVISVTILSGSMLLLTLTAVILGIFIRYRDTPIVRANNKNLSFVLLVSIMLSFLSVFLFLGRPVDTTCRLRQISTGILLSISISSLLAKTIMVYMAFRATKPGSVWSRWSGVTLPNCVLLVCSSVQGVICMSWVTLSPPFQELDTHSYKEKMVVQCNEGSDLWFFSVLGYMGILAAVSFITAFLARTLPDSFNEAKYITFSMLVFCSVWIAMIPAYLSTKGKYMVAVEIFAILTSNAGLLGWIASLFPNGLKVFDQFIHGRHLRGCRQRQQRDNRCLREGVGLQVSKIDQYVDDNTSVEEVPEDVIDELLEDRRGITQAKGNDQVFKLPIPDPFVILTNSDKIVHAPEVQFREDKAGQRNQRSMAGDTDSSP, via the exons ATGTCCGTCCTTACACTGGAAATCCTATTGCTTCTCCTGCTGCTTCTGATCACATTCGGATTCGTTAACACTGACCGCTCATCGGCCTGTAAGCTGAATCCTATCCCGGCCTATGAGGAGTACGAATATGTGCAGGACGGAGACATCATCATCGGAGGGATATTCTCTGTCAATTGTCTAATTGCTGGAATTAAATACAATGGCATGTCCTTCATACATTCATCGTTCTGCATCAA GTCATGGGTACCTCTGACCGACCTGAAAGATTCAGTGGTCTGTTACTGGTTGTCTCCGAAGTGGTGGCAGCTGAAGTCAATGACGGATTCCATAGACAACACAACGAGACACAGGGGGAGTGCCAAAag GCCGCTTCCTCAGTTCTACAGAAATCTACAACTTTTCCGTTTTACTATCGACCAAATAAACAAAGACCCAACACTGTTACCCAACATGACcctgggatatcacatatatgaCTCCTGCGCTCATCCAGGCAAAGCCATCAGAAGTGTCCTACAGATATTATCAGGACCCGGGGCGACCGTCCCTAATTATTCCTGTAGGAAGAACAGGAGAATGGCCGGGTTTATTGGGGACCAGAGTACAAGCACAACTTTACCGATAACTCAACTTTTAACTTTATATAAATATCCGGTG ATCAGTTATGGAGCCATAGACAGAGTTTTAAATAGCCAACATTTCCCAAATTTTTTCCAGACTGTTCAGAATAATTATGAAACCTTTAATTTTTTATGTCAACTTATcaaattctttggatggatttGGATCGGAATCATAACATCTTTTAACGAGAGTGCACTTAGAGAAAGCAATATGTTATTCCACTTTCTGAACAGCCATCAAATCTGTGTGGCCTTTATATtatgggaaggggttaacattCAGTCGACAGTCAGAAAGCATCACAGATACCATGAGATTGCTCGAAAACAGTCGGTCCAAGTGGTCATTCTCTGCGGCACTTATCACGATATCCTATTTGAGTCTTCCACTGCAGAATGGCTCAAGGGTGTGACCATGATCTTGGCTCCATCCTGGGCCCCGCACATCGTTCTCATAGAGAAGTATCCAGAGATCTTCAACTGCAGCTTGTCTCTGGAGCCCGAGTCAGAGGTTACGGCTGAGTTTGTACATTTTGTCGATGATTTTTACCCTTTAAAATACCCTAAAGATGTATTGCTGAAGAATTTGTGGATGGCGACATTTCACTGCTTATCAGGGAACAGAAGAAAAGATGACCTGTATGAGTGGATTTATGATATATCTTTTAACAACTGCACCGGACTGGAACGTATGAGGAGCACCTGGAACCACCTGTCTCAACAAATGTTtgatccagtgtacaatgcagtAATGTCTTTGGCCGAGACACTAAATCGCATAAACTTGTCTAAAAATAAATGGGATGGTCATCAAACATCTTATCGATATCAG CTACGCCGGAATTTAAAGGTGACAAGTGATTATGCAAtccataataatataatagtcaatggaagactggaaaaagttAAGGTCGGCGTCTTCCATTCTCAGTCTACAGAGTTTAATACGAATGAAATTAACAAGACTTTAATTCAATGGAAAACTGGCAACAATGAG GTTCCAAAGTCTGTGTGCACCGAGAGCTGCCTCCCAGGATACAGAAAAGTCCTGGGGACGACAATATATCATGCTTGTTATAAATGTATCAAATGTTtcgaaggagaaatctcagataCAATTG acagTGAAACCTGCAGGAGATGTCCCGACCATGAGTGGCCCAATGTCAGCAAGACTCAATGTATCTCCAAACAGATAGAATTTCTTTATTACTTTGATGTGATATCAGTGACTATTCTATCAGGATCCATGTTACTTCTCACACTGACGGCTGTAATATTGGGGATTTTTATTCGATATCGGGACACCCCAATTGTGAGAGCGAATAACAAGAACCTGAGCTTtgtcctcctggtctccatcatgCTGAGCTTCCTCTCTGTCTTCTTGTTCCTCGGTCGTCCTGTGGATACAACCTGCAGGTTACGTCAGATCTCTACTGGAATACTACTCTCAATATCCATCTCTTCATTGTTGGCCAAGACCATCATGGTTTACATGGCATTCAGAGCCACCAAGCCTGGAAGTGTGTGGAGCAGATGGAGTGGAGTAACGCTCCCTAACTGTGTGCTCCTGGTCTGCTCCTCTGTCCAGGGGGTCATCTGTATGAGTTGGgtgaccctctctccccccttccaggAGCTGGACACACACTCTTATAAGGAGAAGATGGtggttcagtgtaatgaagggtcagatcTTTGGTTCTTCTCTGTCCTGGGTTATATGGGGATTCTGGCCGCTGTTAGTTTTATTACAGCTTTCTTAGCCAGGACATTACCGGACAgtttcaatgaggccaagtacatcaccttcagcatgctggtgttctgcagtgtctggatagccatgatcccggcttatctCAGCACCAAAGGCAAATACATGGTGGCCGTGGAGATATTTGCCATCCTGACCTCTAACGCTGGACTGTTGGGCT GGATTGCCTCTCTGTTCCCAAATGGTTTGAAAGTCTTCGACCAGTTCATCCACGGCCGGCACCTCAGAGGATGTAGACAGAGGCAGCAGAGG GACAACAGATGCTTGCGAGAGGGAGTGGGCCTGCAAGTCTCTAAAATAGATCAGTATGTCGACGACAACACAAGTGTTGAGGAGGTCCCAGAAGATGTCATTGACGAACTTCTGGAAGACCGCCggggtattacacaggccaaagGGAATGACCAAGTATTCAAATTGCCCATCCCTGATCCATTTGTCATCCTCACAAATTCAGATAAGATTGTACACGCCCCTGAGGTCCAATTTCGTGAAGATAAAGCCGGTCAAAGAAATCAGAGATCAATGGCAGGGGATACTGATTCTTCACCATAA